The DNA segment ACCATGCCATTCCCCTCTTGTTTAAGAAATTTGCTGTCAACCATGGATGCAGATATATgactggggaaaaaatcaatgtGGAAGAAATAATAAAGAGTGCCCATGTTCCAGAGGATTTTTGGGTGAAATACAAAAAGTGGATTAGTGCGGACAACATCCCTGCAGAATTTAAGGTCAGGGGCTATGAGCCAGTGGCGCCCGCTCCATTTTCCGAAGAGCTCTATGAACTCTTTAAAGACGGCTTGCAAGCAATGTTTTCCCCTCTTTTAGCAGCTGACGAAATTGTTTGCCAGCTCCCCGAGACTTTCCTTGTCACTTGTGAGTATGATATTCTTAGGGACGACGGACTTTTGTATAAGAAACGCCTGGAGGACAGTGGCGTGCCAGTGACATGGCATCACATTGAGGATGGCGTCCATGGAATGACATTCACAATAGATTATGGGGTGC comes from the Sceloporus undulatus isolate JIND9_A2432 ecotype Alabama unplaced genomic scaffold, SceUnd_v1.1 scaffold_9523, whole genome shotgun sequence genome and includes:
- the LOC121918363 gene encoding arylacetamide deacetylase-like 3; this translates as TRKDLPKLRAQILLYPYVQIMDFNLPSYQQNHAIPLLFKKFAVNHGCRYMTGEKINVEEIIKSAHVPEDFWVKYKKWISADNIPAEFKVRGYEPVAPAPFSEELYELFKDGLQAMFSPLLAADEIVCQLPETFLVTCEYDILRDDGLLYKKRLEDSGVPVTWHHIEDGVHGMTFTIDYGVLEFLNARITLQHLVKFLGRL